The Lutibacter sp. A64 genome segment TTTGTTGATTATTATTTAAATCTGCTAACGAAAGGTTTGTATATGATCCAGACATAAAGCGGTGTGTTCTTAACGTGTTAATATCATCTAATGCATTTTGAAGGTTACCTAAACGTGCATTTGCTTCAGCTCTTGTAACATACATTTCTGATGTTGTTATAGGTGTATAGTCAACATTAAAATCATTATCAACAGAATATCGATGCCCTCCATCAGAAAAAACGTATGAAGGCTGGCTGCTTATAAGTTTGCCATTCTCAGTTAAGCCGCTAAACCATAAAGGTCTTCTTAAATCGTAATTAATTGTTGTAGTCGTATCAATAATTTTATAATCACTATACAATTTATTAAAAGAGATGGAATCTAATTGTAAATATTCACGTAAATGCCCTCCTTTAGTAGTTGTTTTATGTAATAGTATTTCTTGATCTGATGTTCTTGATACACCAATTAAATTATCGCTACTAGCATTTCCTGTATAAATTGTGTTATAGTCATATAAAAATGAATTAATTGCTAAACTTTTATCTGCATATAAAGCTGCATTTTCATAATCACCCATATATAAATATGTTCTTGCTAAAATAGCATAAGCAGCTGTTTTAGTTGGTCTATGTATAAATTGTCCAGAAACATTGTCTGGTAAATCATCTACAGAACTAAGTAAATCTTCTAAAATAAAATCGTATACTTTTTTAACAGAAGCTCGTTCTAGACTTGGTAAATCAACTGGGTTTTCAATTAAAGGAACTCCCATATCACTTGACGCTGTAGCTTCATTATAATGTTTTGCATAAATGTTAATTAAAGTAAGGTATGCATATGCGCGGTGTACTTTTGCTTCTGCTGCTAATTGATATTGAAGTCGTAAATTATCATCTGCACGTGGAAGTTCGTCTAAAATATTACTTACCAAGGTGCTAATATAGTAGGCATTTTTCCAAACAACATCTCCAGTTGCTCCATCTGGTAACCAAACTTGAGTTTCAAAAGAGTATAATTGTTTAAGGTGAGATCTTTGATCTATCCATTCTTGCCAAGTTTCACGAGTTACTTGAGAATTATCTGAAACAACATCAACGTACATTGAAGTTTGAGAAAGATTATTAGAATATCGGGTGTCAGCGTTGTCTAAAAGCAATCTAAAATCACTTGTGGTTTTTGCTACAATCTGTCCTTTTGGAAAAGTTTCTAAAAAATCGCTACATGATACTAAACATGCCAACGATACTAATATAATTAATAGTTTTTTCATAATTAAGTATTTGAGTGAGATTATAGGTTTAATTGTAAAGAAAGTGAGTATTCTGGACGATCTCTAATTACGTTGTAATACGCTGAATATAAAGATGAACTATATTTAGGAAATGATGGGTCTATACCTTCTTTGTTTTTTAAGAAAATTGGTCCTAAATTTTTTGCTTGAAATTGAATTCTAGCATTGTTTATACCACCTAATATTTTTGAAGGGATACGGTAAGCAAGACTAATACTTTGTAATCTAATTTGACCAGCATCTAATACATTTTGAGAATTGTATTGAGCAATATAATCGTTTGTTAAAGTTGTAAGATAATTAGATACTTTAGTATCTAAAGAATACATAGAAGCGGTTTCATTATCTGCTCCTGTTTGCCAACGATCTACTAATAAATCTGTATTAAAAGTAT includes the following:
- a CDS encoding RagB/SusD family nutrient uptake outer membrane protein is translated as MKKLLIILVSLACLVSCSDFLETFPKGQIVAKTTSDFRLLLDNADTRYSNNLSQTSMYVDVVSDNSQVTRETWQEWIDQRSHLKQLYSFETQVWLPDGATGDVVWKNAYYISTLVSNILDELPRADDNLRLQYQLAAEAKVHRAYAYLTLINIYAKHYNEATASSDMGVPLIENPVDLPSLERASVKKVYDFILEDLLSSVDDLPDNVSGQFIHRPTKTAAYAILARTYLYMGDYENAALYADKSLAINSFLYDYNTIYTGNASSDNLIGVSRTSDQEILLHKTTTKGGHLREYLQLDSISFNKLYSDYKIIDTTTTINYDLRRPLWFSGLTENGKLISSQPSYVFSDGGHRYSVDNDFNVDYTPITTSEMYVTRAEANARLGNLQNALDDINTLRTHRFMSGSYTNLSLADLNNNQQNVLDEVLLERRRELYGKDLRLFDIKRLELGVEHTLGTETKSIPANDPKLVWPVHYEYLDLNPEIGQFQR